From one Staphylococcus kloosii genomic stretch:
- a CDS encoding D-2-hydroxyacid dehydrogenase has product MKLKLFDVGNDEAPFVEKWANENNVEVDYVPDSLTRDNINEVSGYDGLCLSHNGPFDNSLLKDLNDMGIKQIAQRSAGFDMYDLEEATANSIKVTNVPSYSPNSIAEYALTGALYFVRKVPTVQQHVAKQDFRWQPTIMARPIKGLTVAVIGTGRIGYIVAELFHHMGCDVIGYDIQINPQAEKFITYKDTVQEAVKDADIVTLHTPATKDTIKMFNQEMFSHFKDGAIFINCARGVLVDTEALIQALDTNKLSGAVIDTYENEATYFRKDWSSKEIEDDLLASLMERDDILLSPHIAFYTNESVENLVERSLNSTMEILRHGDSEFVVNK; this is encoded by the coding sequence ATGAAGTTAAAATTATTTGATGTCGGTAATGATGAAGCGCCATTCGTTGAAAAGTGGGCAAACGAAAATAATGTAGAGGTAGATTATGTACCAGATTCACTTACCCGTGACAATATCAATGAGGTTTCTGGATATGATGGTTTATGCTTAAGTCATAATGGTCCATTTGATAATAGCTTACTAAAAGATTTAAATGATATGGGTATTAAACAAATAGCGCAAAGAAGCGCAGGATTTGATATGTATGATTTAGAGGAGGCAACAGCAAATAGTATTAAAGTTACTAACGTACCAAGTTATTCGCCGAATTCTATAGCAGAGTATGCTTTAACAGGAGCTTTATATTTTGTTAGAAAGGTGCCAACAGTACAACAACACGTTGCTAAACAGGATTTTAGATGGCAACCAACGATTATGGCGCGTCCAATTAAAGGACTCACTGTTGCAGTAATTGGTACTGGAAGAATCGGTTATATAGTTGCTGAATTATTTCATCATATGGGATGTGATGTTATCGGTTATGATATACAAATTAACCCACAAGCTGAAAAATTTATTACATATAAAGATACGGTACAAGAAGCGGTTAAAGATGCAGACATCGTAACATTGCATACACCAGCCACGAAAGATACTATAAAGATGTTCAATCAAGAGATGTTTAGTCATTTTAAAGATGGGGCAATTTTTATTAATTGTGCACGTGGCGTTCTTGTTGATACAGAGGCATTGATACAAGCATTAGATACTAATAAATTAAGTGGTGCGGTTATTGATACGTACGAAAACGAAGCAACTTATTTTAGGAAAGACTGGAGCTCTAAAGAAATTGAAGACGACTTATTAGCATCATTAATGGAACGAGATGACATACTATTGTCGCCACATATCGCATTTTATACTAATGAGTCCGTTGAAAATTTAGTAGAACGAAGTTTAAATAGTACGATGGAAATATTACGTCATGGGGATTCAGAATTTGTAGTAAATAAATAA
- a CDS encoding VOC family protein — MTFHDKTATQVTGITLNVQNLEQMTQFYTNLLGLKIIDEQTNTIVLAIGNGGHTLTLQQIDNPRRPSVTEAGLFHIALLLPTKADLADFLHYASSQGAQIGGGDHLVSEALYLNDIEGNGIEVYYDRNPETWQWQDGFVKMDTLQVDVEDLLSQRTVDGWTGMPDEAQIGHLHLKTVNLEEARQFYINELGLQHISKFPQALFMSTNNYHHHIAVNTWQSNKKRIDNDQSLGLTHIDIYKPNTTHKNLTSPEGVAVTLHSNTSVVPN, encoded by the coding sequence ATGACATTTCATGATAAAACTGCTACTCAAGTAACAGGTATAACACTAAACGTACAAAATTTAGAACAAATGACGCAATTTTATACAAACTTATTAGGTTTAAAAATAATAGACGAACAAACAAATACCATAGTCTTAGCAATAGGAAATGGTGGTCATACTTTAACGCTTCAACAAATTGACAACCCTCGTAGACCATCTGTAACTGAAGCTGGTTTGTTCCATATCGCACTATTATTGCCTACTAAAGCTGATTTGGCTGATTTTTTACATTATGCATCTTCACAAGGTGCACAAATTGGAGGAGGAGATCATCTTGTCAGCGAAGCACTTTACCTTAATGACATTGAAGGTAATGGTATTGAAGTATATTACGACCGTAACCCTGAAACATGGCAATGGCAAGATGGTTTTGTAAAGATGGATACGCTACAAGTAGACGTCGAAGATTTATTATCACAACGTACAGTAGATGGTTGGACTGGTATGCCAGACGAAGCTCAAATAGGACACTTACATTTAAAAACGGTGAATCTTGAAGAAGCTCGTCAATTTTATATTAATGAGTTAGGGCTTCAACATATTTCAAAATTTCCACAAGCTTTATTTATGTCGACGAATAATTATCATCATCATATTGCCGTAAACACTTGGCAATCTAACAAAAAAAGAATCGATAATGATCAAAGTCTAGGACTTACTCACATTGATATTTATAAACCCAACACTACTCATAAAAATTTAACTAGTCCTGAAGGCGTTGCTGTTACTCTTCATAGTAATACGTCGGTAGTGCCAAACTAA
- a CDS encoding ABC transporter ATP-binding protein: MDVFFKLAWFFKAQKKYYILGLIMLLFIALLELLPPQIIGKTIDGITKKTLTPQLLTIYLIILAVAAVLIYISRYIWRISIFGTSQKLGNILRRYLYHKYTEMSAQFFQKRRTGDLMAHATNDINAVQNAAGAGILMIADSLITGGMVIITMAITISWQLTLIVLIPLPIMVLLTRYYGRLLSKGFKKAQAAFSRLNDKTQESVAGIKVTKTFGYEQEDQADFRNLSDDVVKKNLTVAKVDSLFDPTIMLVFGTSEFLAIAFGAHMVFAQTITLGQLITFSTYLGMLVWPLLALGLFFNIVQRAKASYERIDNILNTPNAIDTSYTLDDLPQGNIQFNIPTFHYPGYESRGLKDVYFTIESGTTVGVVGRTGSGKSTLIKLLLREFDTLRPEDITYNGKPISSYSRSALRTQFGYVPQEHFLFSTTIRNNIAFGNIEVQDQQLYHVSKMSHIHDDISAFPQGYDTVVGERGVSLSGGQKQRISIARALLLDPEVLILDDSLSAVDAQTEEAILTNLQTLRSKKTNIITAHRMSAVKDADLILVMDQGTIVERGTHTQLMDNKGWYYDTYTAQALQSKYSQNLDDLTKGDGQDE, encoded by the coding sequence ATGGATGTGTTTTTCAAACTGGCTTGGTTTTTTAAAGCACAAAAGAAATATTATATTTTAGGACTTATTATGTTGCTCTTCATAGCATTATTAGAATTGTTACCACCTCAAATAATTGGTAAAACGATAGATGGTATTACGAAGAAAACATTGACGCCTCAATTACTAACAATATATTTGATTATTTTAGCTGTAGCAGCTGTTTTAATATACATAAGTCGTTATATTTGGCGTATTTCTATATTTGGAACGAGTCAAAAATTAGGCAATATTTTAAGAAGATATTTATATCATAAATATACCGAAATGAGCGCACAATTTTTCCAAAAAAGACGTACGGGAGACTTAATGGCTCATGCGACAAATGATATTAATGCAGTACAAAATGCAGCTGGAGCAGGAATTTTAATGATTGCTGATTCACTAATAACTGGCGGTATGGTTATTATTACGATGGCGATTACAATAAGCTGGCAATTGACACTTATTGTGTTAATTCCGTTACCAATTATGGTGTTGTTAACGCGGTATTATGGCAGATTACTGAGCAAAGGATTTAAAAAAGCACAGGCTGCTTTCAGTAGGTTGAATGATAAGACGCAAGAAAGTGTTGCTGGTATAAAAGTGACTAAAACTTTTGGTTATGAACAAGAGGACCAAGCAGATTTTCGTAATTTAAGTGATGATGTGGTTAAGAAAAATTTAACGGTTGCGAAAGTAGATTCGTTGTTCGACCCGACAATCATGTTAGTGTTTGGTACAAGTGAATTTTTAGCCATAGCCTTTGGTGCACATATGGTTTTTGCACAAACAATTACATTAGGACAACTTATTACCTTCTCTACATATCTAGGCATGTTAGTATGGCCTTTGCTTGCGTTAGGTCTCTTTTTTAATATAGTTCAAAGAGCAAAAGCTTCATACGAACGTATAGATAATATTTTAAATACACCGAATGCTATCGATACATCTTATACTTTAGATGATTTACCGCAAGGTAACATTCAATTCAATATTCCTACATTTCATTATCCTGGCTATGAATCTAGAGGACTGAAAGATGTCTATTTTACGATTGAAAGTGGGACTACAGTAGGTGTAGTGGGTAGAACCGGTTCAGGAAAAAGTACGTTGATTAAACTATTGTTAAGAGAATTTGATACGTTACGACCAGAAGATATCACATATAATGGCAAGCCTATATCTTCTTATAGTCGTAGTGCTTTAAGAACACAGTTTGGCTATGTGCCACAAGAGCACTTCTTATTCTCGACAACAATTCGAAACAATATTGCCTTTGGTAATATAGAAGTTCAAGACCAACAACTTTATCATGTAAGTAAGATGAGTCATATTCATGATGATATTAGTGCGTTTCCACAAGGATATGATACAGTTGTTGGCGAACGTGGTGTTTCGCTATCAGGCGGGCAAAAACAACGTATATCTATTGCACGTGCCTTATTGTTAGACCCAGAGGTGCTCATATTAGATGACTCCTTATCGGCAGTGGATGCACAAACTGAAGAAGCCATATTAACTAATTTACAAACATTAAGAAGCAAGAAAACAAATATTATTACTGCGCATCGTATGAGTGCAGTAAAAGATGCAGATTTAATTTTAGTTATGGATCAAGGAACAATAGTCGAAAGAGGTACGCATACACAATTAATGGACAATAAAGGTTGGTATTACGATACCTACACGGCACAAGCATTACAATCAAAGTATTCTCAAAACTTAGATGACTTGACGAAGGGGGATGGTCAAGATGAGTGA
- a CDS encoding ABC transporter ATP-binding protein: MSEMIKLSAKQQSATIKRLFKYTVPYKGTIALAFIMLTISTVASMAGPYLIKIFLDNFLTPRHFPGNKLTLLIAAFIIVQILGAIATYLNSYMFQYLSFKVIQQLRIDAFNKLGKLGMRYFDKVPGGSIVSRLTNDTETIVDMFINVFSSVLMALFMMISSYIMMFVLDVKLALIALVFMPIIFLLLAIYRKYSAMLFNKSRQLLSDLNTKLAESIEGMKIIQAFNQERRLNREFNEINDEHYSYMLKTVKLDSILLRPAISMISILATIVILAYFGIISFNTSITAGVVFAFIQYMERFFEPVNQVSQNLNVLQQALVSANRVFKLIDDDTYEPAQDTQTNYTITDGKVEFKDVSFSYDGETQVLKNISFIVNPGETVALVGHTGSGKSSIINLFMRFYEFEQGQILIDNQSIKKLNKAEMKNKIGLVLQDAFIFYGTVTSNIKLYHPTMTFEQVKAAAEFVRANQFIERLDNQYEHAVIEKGSAFSSGERQLIAFARTIAMDPKILILDEATANIDSETEEQIQQSLRQMRRGRTTIAIAHRLSTIQDADQILVLNHGEIVERGTHEQLVAQNGIYNNMYRLQNG, from the coding sequence ATGAGTGAGATGATTAAGTTATCGGCTAAACAACAAAGTGCCACGATTAAACGATTGTTTAAGTATACCGTCCCTTACAAAGGTACTATTGCACTTGCGTTTATTATGCTTACTATTTCAACAGTAGCAAGTATGGCAGGACCTTATTTGATTAAAATATTTTTAGATAATTTTTTAACGCCAAGACATTTCCCGGGGAATAAATTGACGTTACTTATAGCGGCATTTATTATTGTGCAGATTTTGGGTGCAATAGCAACGTACTTAAATAGTTATATGTTTCAATACTTATCTTTTAAAGTAATACAACAATTAAGAATAGATGCATTTAATAAACTTGGAAAACTAGGGATGCGCTATTTCGATAAAGTACCCGGTGGTAGCATAGTTTCACGTTTAACGAACGATACAGAAACGATCGTAGATATGTTTATAAATGTATTTTCATCAGTATTAATGGCATTGTTTATGATGATTTCTAGCTATATTATGATGTTTGTTTTAGACGTAAAGCTCGCGTTAATTGCACTTGTGTTTATGCCAATTATTTTTCTATTATTGGCTATTTACCGTAAGTACTCGGCCATGCTTTTTAATAAATCAAGACAGTTATTATCTGACTTAAATACGAAGTTAGCAGAATCTATAGAAGGCATGAAAATTATACAAGCATTTAATCAAGAACGTCGACTCAATCGAGAATTTAATGAAATTAATGATGAACACTATAGTTATATGCTTAAAACTGTGAAATTAGACAGTATTTTATTAAGACCCGCTATTAGTATGATTTCAATTTTAGCTACTATCGTTATTTTGGCTTATTTTGGCATAATTAGCTTCAACACTTCTATAACTGCGGGTGTTGTCTTTGCCTTTATTCAATATATGGAACGCTTTTTTGAACCAGTCAACCAAGTGAGTCAAAACTTAAATGTGTTACAACAAGCACTCGTGTCGGCTAATCGTGTATTTAAGTTGATAGATGATGATACTTACGAACCAGCACAAGATACACAAACAAATTATACGATTACGGATGGTAAGGTTGAATTTAAAGATGTCAGCTTTAGTTATGATGGAGAGACACAAGTACTTAAAAATATTAGTTTTATTGTAAATCCTGGTGAAACTGTAGCATTAGTTGGTCATACAGGTTCGGGTAAAAGTTCAATTATTAATTTGTTTATGCGTTTTTATGAGTTCGAGCAAGGACAAATTCTAATAGATAATCAATCTATTAAAAAGTTAAATAAGGCAGAAATGAAAAATAAAATCGGTTTAGTATTACAAGACGCCTTTATATTTTATGGTACTGTCACATCAAACATTAAGTTGTATCATCCAACGATGACATTTGAGCAAGTAAAAGCTGCTGCAGAATTTGTTAGGGCTAATCAATTTATTGAAAGATTAGACAATCAATATGAGCATGCTGTTATTGAAAAAGGTAGTGCGTTCTCGAGTGGTGAACGACAATTAATTGCTTTTGCCCGTACTATTGCGATGGATCCTAAAATTTTAATTTTAGATGAAGCCACGGCTAATATTGATTCTGAAACTGAAGAACAAATACAACAATCATTGCGTCAGATGCGCCGAGGAAGAACGACTATTGCTATTGCACATAGACTTTCGACAATTCAAGATGCAGACCAAATACTCGTATTAAATCATGGAGAAATTGTTGAAAGAGGTACGCACGAACAACTCGTTGCTCAAAACGGTATATATAACAATATGTATAGATTACAAAACGGTTAA
- a CDS encoding GNAT family N-acetyltransferase, which yields MAEIKQGNNKFYIGDNENDPQAQITYVTVNDNQIDIDHTGVPDELGGQGIGSQLVESVVKYARENNLKVSASCPFAKKVIEKNDEYQDVYAG from the coding sequence ATGGCTGAAATTAAACAAGGTAATAACAAATTTTACATTGGCGATAACGAAAATGACCCTCAAGCTCAAATCACATACGTAACAGTAAACGATAATCAAATTGATATTGATCATACTGGTGTACCTGATGAATTAGGTGGTCAAGGCATAGGATCACAATTAGTAGAATCAGTTGTTAAATATGCACGTGAAAACAATTTAAAAGTAAGTGCTTCATGCCCATTTGCTAAAAAGGTAATAGAGAAAAATGACGAATATCAAGATGTATACGCTGGTTAA
- a CDS encoding metal ABC transporter solute-binding protein, Zn/Mn family — MRKVFPLLALVLMCVILSSCSSQSKQHKTITKDNKLNIYTTVFAFQSFAQQIGGKYVHAQSIYPPGVDTHSYEPTQRNMIDIAKSDLFIYTSDDLDPVAHKIASAIRNKGVKLPVAQGLNHSELLPGDEDDEHEESHDAHHHAGESNDPHVWLDPVLDQQFALKIKNKLVQKDPQHKTYYEHNYRQLKNDLKGIDQQLSKVTKDPKRKTIVISHDSLGYLAQRYHFKQVGVTGMNNEDPSQQEIMSIIHNIKQTRQPYVLYEQNISSKLTDIIKKETQTKPLSFNNLATRNKDDNNNVKYQKIMQHNIETLDTALNK; from the coding sequence TTGAGGAAAGTATTTCCACTTTTAGCTTTGGTACTGATGTGTGTCATATTAAGTAGTTGTAGTTCTCAAAGCAAACAGCATAAAACCATAACAAAAGATAACAAATTAAATATTTATACTACAGTGTTCGCTTTCCAAAGCTTCGCACAACAAATAGGTGGCAAATACGTGCATGCACAATCGATTTACCCACCAGGTGTTGATACGCACTCTTATGAACCAACACAGCGGAACATGATAGATATAGCTAAAAGTGATTTATTTATATACACAAGTGATGATTTAGACCCCGTCGCTCATAAAATAGCATCAGCTATTCGTAATAAAGGTGTTAAATTGCCTGTTGCACAAGGGTTGAATCATTCTGAATTATTACCGGGTGATGAAGATGATGAACACGAAGAAAGTCACGACGCACATCATCATGCAGGAGAGAGTAATGATCCTCATGTATGGTTAGATCCGGTGTTAGATCAACAGTTTGCGCTAAAGATTAAAAATAAGTTAGTGCAAAAAGACCCACAACATAAAACATATTATGAACACAATTACCGTCAACTTAAAAATGATTTAAAAGGTATTGATCAACAATTAAGTAAAGTTACTAAAGACCCTAAAAGGAAAACGATAGTTATTTCGCATGACTCATTAGGGTATTTAGCACAGCGATATCATTTTAAACAAGTGGGCGTGACGGGAATGAACAATGAAGATCCAAGTCAGCAAGAAATCATGTCAATTATTCATAATATTAAACAAACACGCCAACCATACGTATTATATGAACAAAATATCTCATCTAAATTGACCGATATTATTAAAAAGGAAACACAAACGAAACCTTTAAGTTTTAATAACTTAGCAACACGGAATAAGGATGACAACAACAACGTTAAATACCAAAAAATCATGCAGCATAATATTGAAACGCTAGATACTGCATTAAATAAATAA
- the aldA gene encoding aldehyde dehydrogenase, translating to MNQLFINNEFIESKSTESMDVINPATGEAFDTITFATAEEVNDAVEKSKHAQQEWEKVTQPNRAEHVKMLIPLLEQNKNEIAEFYVKEQGKILSSAIGEVDKAIQFIDYMTSLSMSNKGEVLQNTRENETIQLTKKPIGVTAGIVPWNAPIMVLMRKVIPALITGCSVVIKPSEETSLLTLKLAQLFKQSTIPAGLVQILPGTGETVGTQLAQHPDIQLISLTGSMKAGKSVFENSASNVKKVNLELGGNAPVLVTANANLDKAVDYIVAARINNAGQVCTCPERIFVHDEVHDDFVTKLTAKMQALKVGDPFDENTDYGAIINQKQLDSIDSKVKQAVDNGAKLVLGGNKVDSSGYYYAPTILDNVNPDDEAFKSEIFGPVIPIVTYNDFEEAINEANHTNAGLSSYIFSENLKEVMTATERLKFGEVYANCEAEEVVNGYHAGWRESGLGGADGIHGFEEYYNTTVSYIRYD from the coding sequence ATGAACCAATTATTTATTAACAACGAATTTATCGAAAGCAAGTCTACAGAATCTATGGACGTAATAAATCCAGCGACTGGAGAAGCATTTGACACGATTACATTTGCTACTGCTGAGGAAGTAAATGATGCAGTAGAAAAATCTAAACACGCTCAGCAAGAATGGGAAAAAGTCACACAACCCAACCGTGCTGAACACGTAAAAATGTTAATTCCTTTATTAGAACAAAACAAAAATGAAATAGCAGAATTCTATGTAAAAGAACAAGGTAAAATTTTATCTTCGGCTATTGGTGAAGTTGATAAAGCGATTCAATTTATCGACTATATGACTAGTTTAAGTATGTCTAACAAAGGCGAAGTATTGCAGAACACACGTGAAAATGAAACGATACAATTAACGAAAAAGCCTATCGGAGTTACTGCCGGCATTGTGCCATGGAATGCACCTATTATGGTGTTAATGCGTAAAGTCATCCCCGCATTAATCACTGGTTGTTCCGTCGTTATTAAACCAAGTGAGGAAACATCATTGCTTACTTTAAAATTAGCACAACTATTTAAACAATCTACAATTCCAGCTGGCCTAGTACAAATATTGCCTGGCACTGGAGAAACTGTTGGCACACAATTAGCTCAACACCCTGATATACAACTTATTTCATTAACTGGTAGTATGAAGGCTGGTAAATCGGTATTTGAAAATAGTGCTAGTAATGTTAAAAAGGTCAATTTAGAATTAGGTGGTAATGCACCTGTATTAGTTACTGCAAATGCCAATCTGGATAAAGCAGTGGATTATATCGTGGCTGCACGTATAAATAACGCGGGTCAAGTTTGTACGTGTCCGGAAAGAATATTTGTTCATGACGAAGTTCATGATGATTTTGTGACTAAATTAACAGCAAAAATGCAAGCATTAAAAGTTGGAGATCCATTTGATGAAAATACTGATTATGGTGCTATTATTAATCAAAAACAACTCGACAGTATCGATAGCAAAGTTAAACAAGCTGTCGACAATGGTGCTAAGTTGGTGTTGGGAGGTAATAAAGTTGATAGCAGTGGTTATTATTATGCGCCGACTATTTTAGATAATGTAAATCCAGACGATGAAGCATTTAAAAGTGAAATTTTCGGACCAGTTATTCCAATTGTAACTTATAATGATTTCGAAGAAGCAATTAACGAAGCGAATCATACGAATGCTGGACTTTCTTCTTATATTTTCTCTGAAAATTTAAAAGAAGTTATGACTGCAACGGAACGACTTAAATTCGGTGAAGTATATGCTAATTGCGAAGCCGAAGAAGTAGTGAATGGCTACCATGCAGGCTGGAGAGAATCTGGTTTAGGTGGCGCAGATGGCATACACGGTTTCGAAGAATATTATAATACAACCGTTTCTTATATTCGCTATGATTAA
- a CDS encoding MarR family winged helix-turn-helix transcriptional regulator produces MDRTKASLNSFVGLNRTLDYLEQIVREDIKQYGLNVTEFAVLELLYNKGDQPIQRIRQRVLIASSSISYVVDKLEEKGCVARVKDPKDKRIYNATLTDKGRTLMDQIFPQHAQALTSTFAVLTEEELASLQHILKKLSAQAK; encoded by the coding sequence ATGGATCGAACGAAAGCATCACTTAATTCATTTGTCGGTTTAAATCGCACTTTAGATTATTTAGAACAAATAGTTCGTGAAGATATTAAACAGTATGGTTTAAATGTGACGGAGTTTGCAGTTTTAGAGTTGTTGTATAACAAAGGAGATCAACCTATTCAACGCATACGTCAACGCGTTTTAATTGCAAGCAGTAGTATTAGTTATGTTGTTGATAAACTAGAAGAAAAGGGTTGTGTAGCACGTGTGAAAGACCCTAAAGATAAACGAATTTATAATGCTACTTTAACAGACAAAGGTCGCACATTAATGGATCAAATATTTCCACAGCACGCTCAAGCATTAACATCAACTTTTGCGGTGTTAACAGAAGAAGAGTTAGCGTCGTTACAACATATATTAAAGAAATTAAGTGCTCAGGCTAAATAA
- the mhqE gene encoding ring-cleaving dioxygenase MhqE, with amino-acid sequence MTNNQLLGIHHVTAITDDAERNYKFFTEVLGMRLVKKTVNQDDIYTYHTFFADDVGSPGTDMTFFDFPNVPKGISGTNSISRPSFRVPDDNALAYYEQRFNDFGIKHDGIQTLFDKKVLPFEEADGQVYQLVSDENNTGVAPGKPWAEGPVPTDKAIYGLGPIEITVSYFDEFKQILEGLYGMVTINEDENVALLNVGEGGNGGQVILRYDKESDSARQGYGEVHHVSFRVKDHAAIESWLQKYQNQNIGNSGLVDRFYFEALYARIGHILIEVSTDGPGFMGDEPYETLGEGLSLPPFLEEQRDYIESQIRPFDTSRNHE; translated from the coding sequence ATGACAAACAATCAATTATTAGGTATTCATCACGTTACTGCAATTACAGACGATGCAGAACGTAATTATAAATTTTTCACTGAAGTATTAGGGATGAGACTAGTTAAAAAAACAGTTAACCAAGATGATATTTATACGTATCATACATTTTTTGCTGATGATGTAGGATCACCAGGCACAGACATGACATTTTTTGATTTTCCGAACGTACCAAAAGGTATAAGTGGTACAAATTCAATTTCTAGACCTTCATTTAGAGTGCCGGATGATAATGCGTTAGCGTATTATGAACAACGTTTCAATGACTTTGGAATCAAACACGACGGTATACAAACACTATTTGATAAAAAAGTATTGCCTTTTGAAGAAGCTGACGGACAAGTTTATCAACTTGTGTCTGATGAAAATAATACTGGCGTAGCACCTGGTAAACCATGGGCAGAAGGTCCAGTACCAACTGATAAAGCAATCTATGGTTTAGGTCCAATTGAAATAACAGTTAGTTATTTTGATGAGTTTAAACAAATTTTAGAAGGTTTATATGGTATGGTAACGATTAATGAAGATGAAAATGTCGCTTTACTTAACGTCGGAGAAGGCGGTAACGGTGGCCAAGTCATTTTAAGATATGATAAAGAAAGTGATAGCGCTAGACAAGGCTATGGCGAAGTGCATCACGTCTCATTTAGAGTGAAAGATCACGCTGCAATCGAATCATGGTTACAAAAATATCAAAACCAAAATATTGGAAATTCAGGTCTAGTGGATCGTTTTTATTTCGAAGCATTATACGCAAGAATTGGTCATATATTAATAGAGGTTTCTACAGATGGTCCAGGATTTATGGGTGATGAACCTTATGAAACGTTAGGAGAAGGATTATCGTTACCACCATTCTTAGAAGAACAACGTGATTATATAGAATCACAAATTAGACCATTTGATACTTCACGTAATCATGAATAA
- a CDS encoding VOC family protein has translation MKAIQHIHHISAIVGNPTENIKFYRDVLQLKLIKKTVNYDDPSTYHLYFSNDSVDNGTILTFFNWPDAYKGRVGAGQVSTIAFRIPQGTSDVWAQHLINHNVHVTRMELFDSNALMFKDTHGLSLALVEDTDVRDTAAIIGFHGVTMLSEQPEQTIQLLTAEMGLKQLNDNPNETHLATVGEWQHHVVVKKVFPNVAGRWGVGVVHHIAWSVPDKQTQLAWRTSLANKGYKLTDVKERFYFKAVYMAEPGNIIFEFATVGPGFTIDEPFDKLGRNLMLPPRLEEQREELERQLPTINI, from the coding sequence ATGAAAGCAATACAACACATTCATCATATTTCAGCTATTGTGGGTAATCCAACAGAAAATATTAAGTTTTATAGAGATGTATTACAATTAAAATTAATTAAAAAAACTGTGAACTATGATGATCCATCAACATATCATTTGTATTTCTCAAATGACTCCGTTGATAATGGTACGATTTTGACGTTTTTTAATTGGCCTGATGCATACAAAGGTAGAGTGGGTGCAGGTCAAGTTAGTACGATTGCTTTTAGAATTCCTCAAGGTACGAGTGATGTTTGGGCACAACATTTAATAAATCATAATGTACACGTAACAAGAATGGAATTATTTGATAGTAATGCACTTATGTTCAAAGATACACATGGACTATCACTCGCACTTGTAGAAGATACTGACGTTAGGGACACAGCTGCAATTATTGGTTTTCATGGAGTGACAATGTTATCCGAGCAGCCTGAACAAACGATACAATTGCTAACAGCAGAAATGGGCTTAAAACAACTTAACGATAATCCAAATGAAACACATCTTGCTACTGTCGGAGAATGGCAACATCACGTTGTAGTAAAAAAAGTGTTTCCAAACGTTGCTGGAAGATGGGGCGTAGGCGTAGTACACCATATTGCATGGTCTGTGCCTGACAAACAAACACAATTAGCTTGGCGAACTAGCTTAGCAAATAAAGGATATAAACTGACAGACGTCAAAGAACGTTTTTACTTCAAAGCAGTTTATATGGCTGAACCTGGCAACATTATCTTTGAATTTGCTACAGTTGGTCCAGGTTTCACAATTGATGAACCATTCGACAAATTAGGGCGTAACCTTATGTTACCGCCACGTCTTGAGGAACAACGTGAAGAATTAGAAAGACAATTACCGACTATAAATATCTGA